Proteins from a single region of Meles meles chromosome 10, mMelMel3.1 paternal haplotype, whole genome shotgun sequence:
- the NXPH1 gene encoding neurexophilin-1, which yields MQAACWYVLLLLQPAVYLVTCANLTNGGKSELLKSGSSKSTLKHIWTESSKDLSISRLLSQTFRGKENDTDLDLRYDTPEPYSEQDLWDWLRNSTDLQEPRPRAKRRPIVKTGKFKKMFGWGDFHSNIKTVKLNLLITGKIVDHGNGTFSVYFRHNSTGQGNVSVSLVPPTKIVEFDLAQQTVIDAKDSKSFNCRIEYEKVDKATKNTLCNYDPSKTCYQEQTQSHVSWLCSKPFKVICIYISFYSTDYKLVQKVCPDYNYHSDTPYFPSG from the coding sequence GTCACATGTGCCAATTTAACGAATGGTGGAAAGTCAGAACTTCTAAAATCAGGAAGCAGCAAATCCACACTAAAGCACATATGGACAGAAAGCAGCAAAGACTTGTCTATCAGCCGACTCCTGTCACAGACTTTTcgtggaaaagaaaatgatacagaTTTAGACCTGCGGTATGACACCCCAGAACCTTATTCTGAGCAAGACCTTTGGGACTGGCTGAGGAACTCCACAGACCTTCAAGAGCCTCGGCCCAGGGCCAAGCGAAGGCCCATTGTTAAGACGGGCAAGTTTAAGAAAATGTTTGGATGGGGTGATTTTCATTCCAACATCAAAACAGTGAAGCTAAACCTGTTGATAACTGGGAAAATTGTAGATCACGGCAATGGGACATTTAGTGTTTATTTCAGGCATAATTCCACTGGTCAAGGGAATGTGTCTGTCAGCTTGGTGCCCCCTACAAAAATAGTGGAATTCGACTTGGCACAACAAACCGTGATTGATGCCAAAGATTCCAAGTCCTTTAACTGTCGCATTGAATATGAAAAGGTTGACAAGGCTACGAAGAACACACTCTGCAACTATGATCCTTCAAAAACCTGTTACCAGGAGCAGACCCAAAGTCATGTATCCTGGCTCTGCTCCAAGCCCTTTAAGGTGATCtgtatttacatttccttttataGTACAGATTATAAACTAGTACAGAAAGTGTGCCCCGACTACAACTACCACAGCGACACACCTTACTTCCCCTCTGGATGA